A single window of Candidatus Neomarinimicrobiota bacterium DNA harbors:
- a CDS encoding tetratricopeptide repeat protein: MYKRTFALILILALIIGCGGSKELQQELSEVKQDTQGTDSTLVVLDARLKEFSQEVKAMRETYNENHISLENLYKLNAESKRSIDELTSEVDAKLASERSRVDSVSSESRQTSDEQISGLQAEQAGIRESIAGLGTSIQNTQFQVDSIYAIMDPEKMAVLEENLLNIVSQFSLLDSSFSEFQLNVADHMMSSDDQLSTLELNAKVQDSSNYDILSQLVFLENKIISLTNSFNELMAMPSTTPNIVRTPMTQTPVQQSPARAKMDYETYKQHYIDALSSYQNGDFMGAIDAFEMLISNDSQNDYADNAQYWIGESYYALDEYSKAIEAFRKVMQFNDSNKAEDAQLKIGYSYLNSGDKARGYNELERLLDMFPESSYREKVKQILASR; encoded by the coding sequence ATGTACAAAAGAACGTTCGCTCTTATTTTGATACTAGCACTAATCATTGGTTGTGGTGGTTCTAAAGAACTGCAGCAGGAACTTAGTGAAGTAAAACAGGATACTCAGGGTACAGATAGCACTCTGGTGGTTCTTGATGCCCGGTTGAAAGAGTTCTCACAAGAAGTCAAAGCCATGCGCGAAACATACAATGAGAACCACATCAGTCTTGAAAATTTATATAAGCTCAATGCTGAGTCTAAACGTTCAATCGATGAACTTACTTCAGAGGTTGATGCAAAATTGGCTAGTGAACGAAGCCGAGTTGATTCTGTTTCTAGTGAATCACGGCAAACAAGTGATGAGCAAATTTCAGGCTTACAAGCTGAACAGGCAGGTATTAGAGAGTCGATTGCCGGATTAGGCACATCAATTCAAAATACTCAATTTCAAGTTGATAGTATTTATGCAATTATGGATCCTGAAAAAATGGCCGTCCTTGAAGAAAATTTACTGAATATCGTAAGTCAATTTTCACTCTTGGATTCCTCTTTCTCCGAATTTCAACTCAATGTTGCCGATCACATGATGAGTTCTGATGATCAATTATCAACCTTAGAATTAAATGCAAAGGTACAGGATAGCTCCAACTATGATATTCTATCCCAGTTGGTATTCCTGGAGAATAAAATAATCTCGCTTACCAATTCGTTTAATGAGCTAATGGCCATGCCATCTACCACACCAAATATTGTCCGAACACCAATGACTCAGACACCAGTACAACAGTCCCCAGCTAGGGCAAAGATGGATTATGAGACGTATAAACAACACTATATCGATGCATTAAGCTCGTATCAAAATGGCGACTTCATGGGTGCCATTGATGCTTTTGAGATGTTGATTAGTAATGATTCGCAGAATGACTATGCTGACAATGCTCAGTATTGGATTGGAGAATCCTATTACGCTTTAGATGAGTACTCAAAGGCTATAGAAGCATTTAGAAAAGTGATGCAATTTAATGATTCCAACAAAGCCGAGGATGCACAATTAAAGATTGGATATTCCTACCTCAATAGCGGCGATAAAGCCCGCGGTTACAATGAATTAGAACGGCTTCTGGATATGTTCCCTGAGAGTTCCTACCGGGAAAAAGTCAAGCAAATCCTCGCCTCCAGATAA
- the rodA gene encoding rod shape-determining protein RodA, which produces MNIRSYVLLRFKELEWSTLILVILLSASGLLAIYSIEVQHESGAEYFFRQSIWTVVGLGLFLTAFFLPRKLIHNLTYPAYGVGIVLLLIPIMTKSGNEVSRWITLGNIGFQPSEFMKILLLLALAKYFADHKRRLSTVKELMTPVAMALGPTILVLVQPDLGTALVYFGILIVIIFWAGIKPLHFFLLLAPILSMLAAFQTLTFFLWMGIIIVVLYFNHLPFWTKILNFFINVGLGGITNLLWALLKPYQQQRILSMIDSDSDPLGAGYQVSQSLTAFGSGGPFGKGLGEGTQTHLKFLPEQHTDFIMTVIGEEFGFVGVLVVITLFYLLIAKLITQAYNSKFRFDSVILIGIASIYTFHVFVNLGMIVGIMPVTGIPLPFISYGGSFMVTSMILAGLSVNMSSVRRAVG; this is translated from the coding sequence ATGAATATCAGAAGCTATGTCCTCCTAAGATTTAAAGAACTTGAGTGGAGCACACTCATATTAGTCATTCTCCTTTCAGCAAGTGGATTACTGGCCATCTATAGTATTGAGGTACAGCATGAATCCGGTGCTGAATACTTTTTTCGACAAAGCATATGGACAGTTGTTGGATTAGGTTTATTTCTAACGGCCTTCTTCTTACCGCGAAAGTTGATTCATAATTTGACCTATCCTGCTTATGGGGTTGGAATTGTCCTTCTACTTATTCCGATCATGACAAAAAGTGGCAATGAGGTCAGCAGATGGATCACTCTTGGTAATATTGGATTCCAACCATCTGAGTTCATGAAAATATTGCTCCTATTGGCGCTTGCTAAATACTTTGCCGATCATAAAAGGAGACTCTCAACCGTCAAGGAATTGATGACACCCGTAGCCATGGCTTTGGGGCCAACAATTTTAGTCCTGGTCCAACCAGATCTTGGAACCGCGTTGGTGTATTTTGGAATATTGATTGTGATAATATTTTGGGCGGGTATAAAGCCACTCCATTTCTTTCTCCTCCTGGCACCAATCCTTTCCATGTTGGCAGCATTTCAGACATTAACCTTTTTCCTCTGGATGGGGATTATCATTGTGGTTTTGTACTTCAACCACCTCCCGTTTTGGACAAAAATTCTAAATTTCTTTATCAATGTTGGATTAGGTGGGATAACGAATTTGCTCTGGGCATTGTTAAAACCTTATCAACAACAACGAATTCTATCCATGATTGATTCTGATTCCGATCCACTTGGGGCTGGATATCAGGTATCTCAATCATTAACAGCATTTGGATCAGGCGGCCCCTTTGGAAAAGGACTGGGAGAAGGCACACAAACCCACTTAAAGTTCCTTCCAGAGCAACATACAGATTTTATCATGACCGTGATAGGAGAGGAGTTTGGGTTTGTTGGTGTCCTGGTGGTGATCACACTCTTCTATTTGCTAATTGCTAAACTTATCACCCAGGCCTATAACAGCAAATTTCGGTTTGATAGCGTCATTCTCATTGGAATTGCATCCATTTATACATTTCATGTATTTGTCAATCTGGGGATGATCGTAGGTATCATGCCTGTAACCGGTATCCCCTTGCCCTTCATTAGCTATGGCGGGTCATTTATGGTCACTTCAATGATATTGGCAGGTCTCTCAGTAAATATGTCCTCAGTAAGACGAGCGGTTGGGTAG
- the mreD gene encoding rod shape-determining protein MreD, translated as MFGIIKNSILGLLVLIFQWMLGDIFSLYGLTPSFLVIFIIYIGLTNSQLHAIWLGFFLGFIIDALASTDMMGITALALSTVGYLSGIFHGRIVRIPVMVQYLLYTGFLLVFFLLTVMISLQDSQFSTGNIVFLVLLPKTLYTLALLSGSFIVLKVGAE; from the coding sequence ATGTTTGGTATCATTAAAAATAGTATCCTGGGTCTGCTTGTACTCATATTTCAATGGATGTTGGGTGATATATTCAGCCTTTATGGCTTAACCCCAAGTTTCCTGGTCATCTTTATCATCTACATTGGATTAACCAACAGTCAACTGCATGCCATATGGCTGGGATTCTTTTTAGGGTTCATCATCGATGCCCTGGCTAGCACCGACATGATGGGCATTACAGCTCTGGCGCTTTCTACAGTGGGATATCTATCTGGAATCTTTCATGGCAGAATTGTCAGAATACCAGTCATGGTTCAGTATCTTCTCTATACTGGCTTCCTGCTTGTCTTTTTTCTTCTTACTGTCATGATCTCTCTCCAGGACTCACAGTTTTCTACTGGGAATATTGTCTTTCTGGTGCTTCTTCCCAAGACACTCTATACACTAGCTCTACTGAGCGGGAGCTTTATCGTTCTAAAAGTCGGAGCAGAATAA
- the mrdA gene encoding penicillin-binding protein 2 yields MLQGRNIVEGWRSLLVHGLLALLFIILIGRYYYLMIVFHEKYAEKATANHIRAVPVLASRGVIYDREGNLIVDNAPSYTISVIPIEVKDKPESLERLSSVMGVSVEEINRRIVKNRRGSFAPAKVFSRVPFEKISHLQEHRLELIGVTYSIEPIRNYVSGLDLSHALGYTREINRDDLNRFKKDSDYQPGDQVGWKGMEKFYESELHGRRGFRYIEVNALGQEIGEVPDRAPINPIPGHDLILSIDSYIQAAVEKALADSSGSVVMLNHKTGEILAYASRPGYDLEMLSGRISSKDWDALMQDPRKPLYDRGIQGLYPAGSTLKPLAALYSLENHSNAKERTYVCHGSYRLGNRSFGCWKKGGHGKMNLHDAIQQSCNVYFYNLIQDIGIEDWALIAREFGFGQRAKIDIPGENKGLVPDTKYMNRKYGVNNWTRGNLLNIVVGQGDVLVTPLQLAQFAGMLAQRGTQFQPHFVNKIVSKNGTLIKEINSPSKNRVSASKDSWDFVQQAMWDVVNGKKGTAKAARQKDWDIYGKTGTAQNPHGEDHAWFIGFSLDERYPYSWAVLLENGGGGGGKAAPLIGKVLRTIAKRPS; encoded by the coding sequence ATGCTCCAGGGCAGGAACATCGTAGAGGGCTGGAGATCACTTCTTGTCCACGGTCTTCTAGCACTCCTTTTTATTATACTTATCGGTCGTTATTACTACTTGATGATCGTATTTCACGAAAAATACGCTGAGAAGGCAACTGCAAATCACATTCGTGCTGTTCCCGTTTTAGCATCCCGGGGAGTGATATATGATAGAGAAGGAAACCTCATTGTAGACAATGCCCCAAGCTATACAATCTCTGTAATACCCATTGAAGTAAAGGATAAACCTGAATCGCTGGAACGTCTATCAAGCGTTATGGGTGTATCTGTTGAAGAGATTAATCGTCGTATTGTAAAAAATCGGCGTGGCTCTTTTGCTCCAGCCAAAGTCTTTAGCAGGGTGCCTTTTGAGAAGATATCCCACTTGCAGGAGCATCGACTCGAGCTTATTGGTGTGACTTACAGCATTGAGCCCATCCGAAATTACGTCTCTGGTTTAGACTTGTCGCATGCCCTGGGGTATACACGGGAGATTAACAGGGATGATTTGAATCGCTTCAAAAAGGATTCTGACTACCAGCCTGGAGATCAGGTGGGGTGGAAGGGTATGGAAAAATTTTATGAATCAGAATTACATGGTCGCAGGGGATTTAGATATATAGAAGTAAATGCACTTGGTCAGGAAATTGGTGAAGTACCAGACCGTGCACCTATCAATCCAATTCCGGGTCATGATCTCATATTGAGCATCGATTCCTACATCCAGGCGGCCGTAGAAAAAGCTCTGGCCGATTCCTCTGGGTCAGTGGTCATGCTAAACCATAAAACAGGTGAGATTCTCGCCTATGCCAGTCGCCCTGGCTACGATCTTGAGATGCTCTCAGGAAGAATTTCCTCAAAAGATTGGGATGCCTTAATGCAGGATCCTCGCAAACCGTTGTATGACAGAGGGATACAGGGCCTTTATCCAGCGGGCTCCACTCTCAAACCTCTGGCAGCTCTCTATTCACTGGAAAACCATTCCAATGCAAAAGAGAGAACCTATGTTTGTCATGGGTCATATCGCCTGGGAAATCGTTCCTTTGGATGTTGGAAAAAAGGAGGACATGGCAAAATGAACCTGCATGATGCCATCCAACAATCCTGCAATGTATATTTTTACAATCTGATACAAGATATTGGAATTGAAGACTGGGCCCTTATTGCCCGTGAATTTGGATTTGGACAGCGTGCCAAAATTGATATCCCAGGTGAAAATAAAGGTCTTGTTCCAGATACAAAATATATGAATCGTAAATACGGTGTGAATAACTGGACCAGGGGAAACCTGTTGAATATCGTTGTCGGACAAGGTGATGTTCTGGTCACCCCCTTGCAACTGGCCCAATTCGCTGGAATGCTTGCCCAAAGAGGCACTCAATTCCAACCCCATTTTGTAAATAAGATCGTGTCAAAAAATGGAACTTTGATTAAAGAGATTAATTCACCCTCAAAAAACAGGGTCAGTGCTTCAAAAGATTCCTGGGATTTTGTTCAGCAGGCCATGTGGGATGTGGTAAACGGAAAAAAAGGAACTGCCAAAGCCGCACGCCAAAAAGATTGGGATATCTATGGCAAAACTGGAACGGCCCAGAATCCTCATGGTGAAGATCATGCCTGGTTTATTGGCTTTAGTCTGGATGAGCGCTATCCATATTCCTGGGCAGTTCTCTTAGAAAACGGTGGTGGTGGTGGTGGAAAAGCTGCGCCACTTATTGGTAAGGTTTTAAGAACCATTGCGAAAAGACCCTCATGA
- the mreC gene encoding rod shape-determining protein MreC — protein sequence MATQAPSISRYKPLVNLIAAIALSLLIIASSGTAAMSRTRGLVLEASAYLYVPIQWVKTIFTIEKDYRELQQRHIKAQIDLNKSRTLLKENQRLRSMLGFKGDRKFNVIPANVLSDVGSHTMNSLTVDQGSEDGVTLLSGVVDAQAQLVGKVVAISANTALVQLVSDKNFRVSVREMRSRDVGILSYSLKTGYVIQDVPKNAEVIAGDSVVTSGFSDIFPEHIFVGWVSTISPVVEDYVKSVRVDLAADFNRIEEVFILK from the coding sequence TTGGCAACACAAGCACCTTCGATTTCTCGATATAAACCTCTGGTAAACCTCATAGCAGCAATAGCTCTATCTCTTCTAATAATAGCATCCAGCGGTACAGCAGCCATGAGTCGCACACGCGGTCTTGTTCTAGAGGCATCTGCCTATCTGTATGTGCCTATTCAATGGGTTAAAACCATTTTTACAATTGAAAAGGACTACCGCGAACTTCAACAGCGTCACATCAAAGCTCAGATCGACCTGAACAAATCCAGAACCCTTCTGAAGGAAAATCAACGGCTCCGGAGTATGCTGGGATTCAAGGGGGATAGGAAATTTAATGTTATTCCAGCCAATGTGCTATCCGATGTGGGGAGCCATACCATGAACAGCCTAACCGTTGATCAAGGTTCTGAGGACGGAGTTACACTGCTTTCTGGTGTTGTGGATGCCCAGGCACAATTAGTGGGAAAGGTTGTGGCAATATCAGCAAACACCGCCCTTGTTCAATTGGTGAGTGATAAAAATTTCCGCGTGTCGGTTCGGGAAATGCGTTCCAGGGATGTGGGTATCCTTAGCTATTCCTTGAAAACTGGCTATGTGATTCAAGATGTGCCTAAAAATGCTGAAGTAATTGCCGGCGACTCTGTCGTAACCTCAGGTTTCAGTGATATCTTTCCAGAGCATATTTTTGTTGGCTGGGTGTCAACAATTTCACCTGTTGTGGAAGATTATGTAAAATCCGTTCGTGTTGATCTGGCCGCCGACTTTAATCGTATTGAAGAAGTATTTATCCTGAAATAA
- a CDS encoding rod shape-determining protein, whose product MGVDIAVDLGTANTLIYVRGQGIVLNEPSIVAKSKSSGKVIAVGNEAKRMVGKVHQEIETIRPLRDGVIADFEMADSMLQGFLNKLPISKLARPRMIICVPSGITEVEKRAVKESAERRNAREVFLIEEPVAAAIGIGIDISEPVGNMIVDIGGGTTEIAIIALNGIVTKESLRVAGDEMDEAIIQHFKRDHNLLIGERTAESIKMNVGSALQGTDYKLSVKGRNMIAGIPKTIEVSSSEIRDALRDTIDLIVDAVKMCLERTPPELSSDLLDRGIILTGGGALLQGFDKRMRLEVDLPVNVAEYPLLSIVQGTGKVLDSIERYEDVLY is encoded by the coding sequence ATGGGTGTAGACATCGCAGTTGACCTTGGTACAGCAAATACACTGATCTACGTTCGTGGTCAGGGAATCGTTTTAAACGAACCGTCTATTGTTGCAAAATCTAAATCTTCCGGCAAAGTCATAGCAGTAGGGAATGAAGCCAAGCGTATGGTTGGCAAAGTTCATCAGGAGATTGAAACCATCCGCCCATTGCGGGATGGTGTTATTGCTGACTTTGAGATGGCTGATAGCATGCTCCAGGGTTTCCTGAACAAGCTACCCATCTCAAAATTGGCACGTCCTCGCATGATCATCTGCGTTCCTTCAGGTATCACTGAAGTTGAAAAAAGAGCAGTCAAAGAATCTGCAGAACGCCGCAATGCCCGCGAAGTATTTCTCATTGAAGAACCTGTGGCTGCTGCCATTGGTATCGGAATTGATATCAGCGAACCTGTTGGCAACATGATTGTGGATATTGGTGGCGGAACAACCGAGATCGCTATTATTGCTCTAAACGGCATTGTGACCAAAGAATCACTCAGGGTAGCCGGTGATGAGATGGACGAAGCCATTATTCAACACTTCAAACGCGATCACAATCTGCTCATCGGAGAAAGAACGGCTGAAAGCATAAAAATGAATGTTGGTTCTGCACTACAGGGTACCGATTACAAGCTCTCGGTTAAAGGCCGTAACATGATTGCTGGAATACCAAAAACCATCGAGGTTTCATCCTCTGAAATCAGAGACGCGCTTCGAGATACCATTGATCTCATTGTGGATGCAGTCAAAATGTGCCTCGAGCGCACACCACCAGAACTGAGTTCGGATCTATTGGACCGAGGTATCATTCTCACAGGCGGTGGAGCCCTGCTCCAGGGCTTTGACAAAAGAATGCGTCTGGAAGTAGATCTTCCCGTAAACGTTGCAGAATATCCCCTGCTTTCCATTGTTCAGGGCACTGGCAAAGTCTTGGATAGTATTGAACGCTACGAGGATGTTCTTTATTGA